Part of the Anguilla rostrata isolate EN2019 chromosome 10, ASM1855537v3, whole genome shotgun sequence genome, CACTGTTAGCCATCAGTCTGAATGTGTTTACCACCGTTAGCCATCAGTCTGAATGTGTTTACCACTGTTAGCCATCAGTCTGAATGTGTTTACCACCGTTAGCCATCAGTCTGAATGTGTTTACCACTGTTAGCCATCAGTCTGAATGTGTTTACCACCGTTAGCCATCAGTCTGAATGTGTTTACCACCGTTAGCCATCAGTCTGAATGTGTTTACCACCGTTAGCCAGTAGTCGAACCTCATTATGAAACAGCACAAGTAGCTCACAATCTGCCCTCTGCGTGATTGAAGGCATTTGAGCCATTTTGTTAGTTTCTAAATTCCTGTAATTTGTGTGAAACCCACAGGGGAGACTGGGGCAGGTCCAGTCGCTCAGTCAGCCAGGGAATTATCTGGAGAGTACGAACGCTCAGACTCGACGGTCAACCACCGCCTGACAACGTAGCTCCTTAACTCATcaaaggacagaggagaggtaTAAATAGAGACGCTGAGCTATATTTAGTCACGCACAAAGAAATACGAAGACGGCGTCAGCAATGCTTActaatataaatacagacaagGTGACATTATGCAGGCATGGGTATATTACTGAAAGACGAGCCGCCGGTTGCTATGGGGTGAGCGGATAAGTCTGTGCACTGTATCCGTCTCCAGGAACAGAATCAGCAGCACGGTACAGGACAGAGCCGCctgtgcctctctccccctgtctcctcTTTCACCATCTGTACATTTACCTCCAGTCCTCTAactttctccctctttcatcCCTTGCTCCTGATCTCTCATAACTACCATTAACATCTTCCCAGTGTAAAGGTATGTGACAcatacacgtatgcacacacacacactatgctaTGCTACAGTGTAAGTGCACACTGCCTACTAAATCACATGGAGTTAGCACTCCATTATAAAGCTGAGTAATGCAATTCTTCCTGTTCCCCCATGTCCTCTTCCCCAtgtcctgttccccctgcgTCCTCTTCCCTGTGTCCTGTTCCTCCTGCTTCCTAATCCTTCTTCTTTCTGTTCCACCTGTTTCCCCAGCGTACTGTTGCACCTGCGTCCTGTTCCCCCTGCATCCTGATCCacctgtgtcctgttccccgtTTCATGCTACTCTtgtttcctgttcctcctgctcCCTGTCCCACTCCTCCAGCACTGGAGCAAAACGGTCCCTCATGTGTCATGTGATATTTGTCTGAGGCATCTGGGTAGGGGAGGCAGTGATATCGCTCACAGTTTCCGCTGGGAGGAAAActatctgctgtgtgtgtgtgtgtgtgtgtgtgtgcgcgtgcgtttgtgtatgtgcactcATGTCCATACAATGCATGTAAATGACttgtttgtgaatttttattttcccttttacaGTCTATAAAAAGCCCTGCTGATTTGAAACAGCTGGCAGCTGTAAACGGACATTTATGACCTGTCATTAAGCCACACCTGAGAGGCCCGGTTTGATTACCTAAAGAGCATCTTCTTCTGAAAGGTAGGACACACTGTCATCTGACCTTCCCAGCTTTCAGCGTTCAGTATGAACGCCAGAAGAGGGCATACCTACAGTaacctctgacacacacacacacacacacagctctgatgtatacatgcgcacacacacacagctctgatgtacatgcacacagagctcGATATACACAtgtacgtgcgcacacacatgcgcacacacacatatctctTGATGCATCCACAACCACtcacaacacagacagacagcactgatagacacacacacatacacatacgcacagctCGTGGAGAGATTGCGTTTATTTCCTTTCGTCTGTACATGACCTATATTGGATGAAAACCGCCAGTCAAGCAGGCAGAGAGTGTTGTGGGTAAAGAGAGAGCAAGTGCGTGGAAGATTATGAAATATAGATGTGAAAAGCCAGAGGAACAGGAAGCCATTAGGGCTCTATGATTGCCTAAAAAATGCATACGACTAAACACAAGTTTTTTCCCCATTAGCCCATCCGGAGGAGCAAGGTTGCAgctctttaaatatttatgagagGGACGCATGAGGACTGAACACGCTCCAAACCAGACAAGCCAAGTCAATACAATGTAGAGTTCAGTAGcttgcaaagagagagagagaccgagagatagagagagagagagagagagagagagagagacctctaTCCATTTGCTCAGCATCACAGGCACCCAGCCAGTACTGTACCACCCAGCGCACCAACTCTATGCTAACTTATCAACCAAATTTCTATGCAAAAAATTCATTCTTCATGGTCGCGAGAGTAAACATACACAACCAACCACTGTGCTAAGCATGCCTAACGAATGCAACCAACGCCACGCTAAATGCACCCACCACAGAAGCACTATGCTAATTTTACATACCCAATGCTACTCTAAAGAAGCCCAACCAATGGTACATTGAAGAAACCACCCAGTGCCATGCTAACATAACCAGCCAGTGCTATGCTAACATAACCACCCAGTGCTATGCCAACATACTTAAGTCTAATCTCTGCATCCACAGGaagtacaaatataaaaacacaaactgagaGGCAAGGATGTGAGTCCACCCTTCTGGTTAAAACATGGTTTGGTACTTGGCAATTCCGCTTAACAATTCATCTCACCCCATCCCATTACATCAGACGACATCACATCAGTGCTTGTGCGTTACCTTCACTCTGAAATCTGGGAGAAAGGTGAGACCAGACTCAGCCGCTAGCATAAACACTATCGggtcatttagggccacagcCATCCTTGGGCCACAACCAGTCAtgtgtggcccagggatgtATTTATATGTCTGTGAAAATCAGCTTCCCAGTCTGTGATTGCTACTGTCCTTGGTTCCTTCACCCCCCAGTCCGTGACCAGTTCTGACAaccccccagtcccccagtcccccagtccaccccccacccttcttCATAATTCCCACCGGGATTGTTTGGGGTTGAACTGGATattcttgtttagggccccCAAAGTCCTAGAGCGGTGACAACCGGTGACAACCGTGATCCTTGACCACACCTCTTCTAGCTCTGACCACGCCCGCTCCAGTGCAGCTCAACACCCCCAAAGTATCCATGCCACTCAAAGCAACCAACTCAATTTCAGAACCTTCTCCTAGTTCAATATCTGACCCCAAATTCACCATGATGCATGAGACTGACTGAAAGAGTTTGTGATACCCCAATTAAAACACACCGTCCCATGTTTTTCTTACTTTCCTGTCTCATAAATCTGTGATTCTATTAGTGATGAAATCTACAGTCAGAAAACCATTAATATCTTCCCCTGATCAATCTCCAGCACAAAACTTAATTTGGCCCCCAAGGATGGTTGGCAGGAGAAAGGGTGAGAACGTCCATCCGCAATTCTACACTCAGCAACTTTCAGAAGTGTCCTGCATGTGGTCCATGCATCCCGAGGCGCGCGCAGAACCAACATATTTCACGCTTCATcgacaaaaatatgtttctcaAGAGCTCATCGAAAGCGGCGAACCTCTTTAACGTGACGGCTTTAATATTGAATTTCGCTCAGCTTTGTGTATCCTAAACGGTCCCGTTTGTGcatgaatttgttttgcaaatcGACAACTTGAAAATATCCCTGACACATGGCGCCGCACGATGTGAGGGACCTGCCTGTTGTTTGGTAAACGTGCGTGGCACTTGTCAACGATGTTCGGGTTCACACTGGTGCAGTTATGGCGCAAGCTGCATTTCACCGTTTCACGCTTCGATCATCAGAATAGAAGCTTGGCAGTCGAATCGAAAGGACGCCGGAGAATGCGCTCGAGTCGTACATGTTCATACCTGGATGCTGCACGAGATCTCCGTATCATCCAGCAGCCTCACCGTGCACTGGATCTCCTGGTTTAAGGACCGGATGCTCGAAGTGCGAAATCGAAGCATTTTCAttcttcttttcttatttttcttaattttctaCATGACAAAGCAACGCCCTGGCTCAAACGAGAGAAACTGCTGTGCAGCGCTGATGGAGGGATGAGGCATCAGGCGTCTGAGGTTCGCGAGATACGGGAATGAGCCTCGCTGTCTTGTTTCTGTAATGTGAAAGCACtctatttctccctccctctccttcattcctcactccctccctctctcgttctctgtgacgcctgggtctGAGAGATTGTCTCCATCCACAGAGcgcaggaccccccccccgtcgttTCCCCGGTTGCTAGCTAACTTATATTAGCCTATTTGCAGCACCATTAACGAGCGAACCTTGAATGGGAGTTCGTAACGCCATTTAAACTGCACCATTAAACAGCTAATTATAGTTTTTtcgccacttttttttttttgaggacaaaatttaaaattcatGGCGATCGTAATACTAGCTACGCATATTTTTGACCAGCGCCATGCTTTTAGATGGCTGAACGATGTTATTCATTTGTATGACATAAAATGGCAGGTGTCGCGCACGGTCTTAATTTATAGGGCCTATCTAATTATTTGTGAACTGGCAGTGTGCTTGGTCAGGTGTCTTTCTTGAGTGGCGTTCTCACCGTCACCTTACACAGGACCGTGCGCTCACAGCAGTCAACCTAATTCACAgatcacaaatgtttttttgctaaTGATCTTGCTGCTAAGTGGCTCTTTCTTAATCGAATTCTGTTCCCGATGATAGGATGAAATAAGGTGCCCGTGCCTGGGCACGCGCATGTTGAGGCTACTGTGGCTTTAAATAGAAAGACGCGGCGGACATGTTGCGCGTCACCGAGAGCTACACGGCAAGCTGCCATTTCTGTTGTTGGAGCGCTGAGCTGCTTTGGTAGCTTCTGACTCGGTTCGTCCCTTGCTTGCTCCTGTCGGCATGATACTTATTATCATGGGGGTGTCCGGGAGTGGGAAGTAGGTCTGCATTTTATCTCAGTAAATTCATCGATTTAATGAAAATCCATCAGTGCACTTGTAATTATGGTTTTCCCCGCAGTTGATAAATAACGTCCACCCAGTGTCGCCGTTGACAGGGGCAATAAGCATTATTTAGTGCGGTGATCTTTCAGGACGTGATAGCCTACAACAGAATTAATCTCCCATGTCACTAGTAGCCTACTTGGCCCCGGTTCATTCATCGTGTTTTATCAAAGCACACCGACCGCTGACGGAGTCTGCGGAACAGCTCGGACTCGCGCAGAGTGACAAGAAGCAAAACGAAACGAAATGCAAAATTTTACAGTTCACGTGATTCTTGTGTCTGTCAGGGAATGGCTCGCCACTGTGGCCAGGCTCGGAGAATTTAAACTTTATGTGTGTGAACTTTACAGAAGTAGAGGACAGAACAAATGTGACAGTTGACCTTTGTTCCtcttgtaaatgaaaatgtgtaacTTGAATTTATTAAGAAAagagtgttaaaaaaaagaataatttgtaCAAATCATGATGCAGTTGATGCATCTGTTGTAGTTCCTTTATGTTCACTGCAGCTAAGATTCCCAGAatcaaactaaattaaataGTGTGCTTATTTTGTGTCACAGGTCAACTGTAGGGTCTCTCCTCTCTGAAAAGGTGAGAAGCGAACATATTTACTATCAGCACGAATCGGTCATTCATTTGGTCGATCAGTCTGTTGTTTACACAAGTGCTCATACCGTTTTTCAGCTGGGATGGACGCTGTACGAGGGCGATGACTATCACCCCAAAGAGAACATCGAGAAAATGGCCAGCGGAATTCCCCTGACTGATCAGGTGATCGCCTCCGTCTGTGTCACCTGCACCGTGTCCAGGCAACAGTGTTCCGCGCTCCCGTGGCGACGGGCCTGGGCCGTGGCCCTGAGCAGACTGCACGGTTCAGCACTTTCAAAGGGCACCGTCAGCACGGAGATTCTGCTCAGTCGTGTTTTTCATCCCTTCTGAAAGACTTGTCTGCCTGGATTTATGTGCATCTGaaagcgtgtgtttgtgagtgagtgtgggtttgggggtgcatgtgagtgtgtgtgtgtgtgtgtaagtgcgtgtgtgtgtaagtgcgtgtgtgtgtgcgtgcatgcgtgtgtgtttgtgtgtgtgagtgcatgtgtgagtgcctgcgtatgtgtgtgtgtgtgttgtgagtgtgtgtgcgtgtgtttgtgagtgtgtgtattcgtgcgtgtgtgtgcgtgtgtgtgtgtgtgtgtgtttgtgagtgtgtgtgtgtgtgtgttcagaggcTGTGCAGTGTAGATGCAGTGTTTGCTGTAAGGAGCCGTGGCGTATTTCTGTTACCAGATGATGGCAGGGCAGGGGAGGACatgaaaagcataaataaaaCTTGTGCTCTTATGTCCTTCAccacagggctgggggggggggcactgggggggtgtgagggagtgtgtttTTGCTGGAGGAGAGCGCTGCTGACTGACTAACTGCTGTCTGTGTTCCAGGACCGAACGCcctggctcctcctcctgcatgACATCATACAAAGGTAATAAAATCATAAAGCATTCTGCACTATCAGAGTGTAGCAGTACAGGGTGTGTTAGCAGCGATGAGCATAATGGTATTGAGAGCATAACAGTTTGGGGAGTGTTAGCAGTATTGGCCACGTTAGGAGTAGACAGCTTAGCAGTATCAGTATCATGGTATCATGGTGCGTTATCAGTATTGAGAGCTTAGCATTACAGAGAGTGTTAGCGGAAGTGAGTGTTTAGCAGTACAGGGCGTGTTAGTAATATTGTGAGGTTAGCAGTACAGGGTGTGTTAGTGGTATTGAGAGGTTAGCAGTACAGGGTGTGTTAGTGGTATTGAGAGGTTAGCAGTACAGGGTGTGTTAGTGGTATTGAGAGGTTAGCAGTACAGGGTGTGTTAGTGGTATTGAGAGGTTAGCAGTACAGGGTGTGTGAGCAGTACAGGGTGTGTTAGTGGTACTGAGAGGTTAGCAGTACAGGGTGTGTTAGTGGTATTGCGAGGTTAGCAGTACAGGGTGTGTTAGTGGTATTGAGAGGTTAGCAGTACAGGGTGTGTTAGTGGTATTGAGAGGTTAGCAGTACAGGGTGTGTGAGCAGTACAGGGTGTGTTAGTGGTATTGAGAGGTTAGTAGTACAGGGTGTGTTAGTGGTATTGAGAGGTTAGCAGTACAGGGCGTGTTAGTGGTATTGAGAGGTTAGCAGTGCAGGGCGTGTTAGTGGTACTGAGAGGTTAGCAGTACAGGGTGTGTTAGTGGTATTGAGAGGTTAGCAGTGCAGGGCCTGCGGTAATTTGCACTCACTGCTCTGCAGAGAGATGGCCGCAGGAACCAATGCCATCCTGGTCTGCTCCGCGCTGAAGAAGCTGTACCGCCAACTGCTGCTGTTCGGCCGCTGCGCCCTggacggcgggggcgggggcgggggcggggccgggctgGGGGACAGGCTGGAGGGCGTGCTCTTCGCCTTCCTGCAGGGCTCCTTCCAGCTGATCCAGGAGCGGGTGCAGGCacgcggcggccattttatgCCCCCCAGCCTCCTGCGGTCTCAGTTCGACGCCCTGGAGCCGCCCTCGCCCGCCGAGAACGCGCTCGCCCTCGACATCCGGAACGGCATGCCGGAGATAGCCGCGGAGATCGAGCGCGCTCTCTCTGCTCACCTGTAGCCATGGGAACACACCGAAGTTCCGGGGGGCCAGGGAGAGTTGCTCCTGCAAGCATTATTATTACCAGTGATTCTTCTTCTCTCACATACTTGAGTTTTCGTTTTTGACTTTGCGGGCCACCCCCTGTCGTTACCCCCCCTTGCAGGGGCGACCGATTCCCAGGCAGATGAGATTAATGGGCCAAAAGCTCTGCATTCCACATGCTGTCTCTGGAAGGCTGTCTCCATAGTGACGATGCGACCTCCTCTGGGTTTGAGGGATGACCTCACAGGAAGTGCCCGTCTGGCCGTTTTTGGGGAGGGCTGACTCACGGAATGATGTGGTATTTCAGACACCAACATCACTGCTCTGACACTGAACACCTGTGCTGTGACTAGGGCTGGATCACTATGGCACCGGTTCCCATACGACTGGAACTAACTGGACCAAATCCGCCTTCGCTAGCTAACGTCACATGCGCTCTGTGGACTCAGTTAGTGACAGCAGGTactgttagcaagctagctaaagtTTTACTAGGCCAAATTAATGAACCacttaaacaattaaataaaacaattacaatattcaatttctttgtttttatgataaaaaaatacattcttttaaatgtagtcattttctctttttttaacagaaggTATTGGTTTAGGCATCATTTGGGTACTGGTACCGTTAAAGTAAAGGTATCATTTTAGCACCAGTATTGGCAAAATCTAAACGATACCCATGCCTACCTGTGAGACGCCAACATCAGCGCTCTAAGGTTGAACACCTGCACTGTCAGAGGGCAccagcacacaggtgtgtgaacacctgcactgagacagcaccagcacacaggtgtgtgaacaCCTGCACTGTCAGAGGGCAccagcacacaggtgtgtgaacacctgcactgagacagcaccagcacacaggtgtgtgaacaCCTGCACTGTCAGAGGGCAccagcacacaggtgtgtgaacacctgcactgagacagcaccagcacacaggtgtgtgaacaCCTGCACTGTCAGAGGGCAccagcacacaggtgtgtgaacgcctgcactgagacagcaccagcacacaggtgtgtgaacaCCTGCACTGTCAGAGGGCAccagcacacaggtgtgtgaacacctgcactgagacagcaccagcacacaggtgtgtgaacaCCTGCACTGTCAGAGGGCAccagcacacaggtgtgtgaacgcctgcactgagacagcaccagcacacaggtgtgtgaacaCCTGCACTGTCAGAGGGCAccagcacacaggtgtgtgaacacctgcactgagacagcaccagcacacaggtgtgtgaacaCCTGCACTGTCAGAGGGCAccagcacacaggtgtgtgaacaCACTGGGCTGCTTCGTGTCTGCAGTGGAGGTCAGGGCTGGGAGGCCTAAGCTGTACAGTGAAGGATACTAAAAGCACTCAGTTACATAACAACAGCGAAGCAGCTAAATGACCCTGAACAGTGACTCAGGCCATTACTCTCCCCCCACATCAGGGACAGGGAAACGGCCAGGGTTCGCACACTGATGACATCTAGTGGCAGCAAAAAGTACTGCTccaaggaataaataaataaataaataaataacagaaataaaatcagacacacatgcaaacacatacacacacacataccacgccccacacacaaacacatatatatacacacacacaaatacacaggtatatacacatacatacacacacactagtgtATCGCCAGCTTCCTTTAGTAGTCAGTAAAAAGACGACTGATTCAGATCCAGATATCTTTCCACTCCACTTTATTTGCCTGTGCACAGGTGAAAGCACCTTAAAACTCAAGATGTGCATAATTACTACAATTGCTAGTGTTGTTTATACAGGCAGTTTAAAAGCAAAGAGGATTTTCACATTTGACACATTTCTAAACTcccgaccagcagggggagactCCCTGTTATCCCCCGAGGGCTTGTCCGGCCAGCACAGCTGAAGTTCCGTACCCTCGTCCAATAGACACGCTTGTGCTTTTACACCATCCAATCGGCGCAGTCCGTCCTTCACGGGCAGTGAACTTCACAGGCCTGCCTGCAGCTTATCGcttttccctcctcattcccAAAGGTCAGTGTTAACCAGCATTAACAGTTGAATAAATACACGGCTGTCTGAGTTTAAGGCTCGGTTAATGCCGGAGAAATCGTGGTTTAAACAAGCGTGTCACTGCAGCCGTCATCTGGCGATTGGCTGAATTTAAAGCAGGTATGACTGTCGCTCCAGCGGGCGGGGTTAATGagcagggagagacagggacacacacctgtgtgtgtgtgtgtgtgtgtgggtatgtgtgtgaatataacacgcgtgagtgtgtgtgttgtgtgtgtgtttgtgtgtgaatagtacgtgtgtgtgtgtgtgtttgtagcaaTCCTGTGTGTTCTGCTGCTTTTAGCCAATCCAGCCCTGTAAGGGCTGGGCTGGGAGGGGTGATGGATGGTGCTGGGTGCACtaaaatgcttttatccaaGGACTGATGTAGCCTGACAGAGATGAACCAAGTGTGTTTTTAAGACatgaggggaggggcggggctaggagGGCTGGGGGCCCAGCAGGCGCTCGATGGCGGCAGTGATGTCACCGCCGGTGGCGATCAGCGCTCAGGCCTGCGACAGGTGCCCTCGCGAACTTCGGAAGCGTCCTCCAAGTCTGCACTGGACATACCACACCTGCACGTGgaacatacacactcgcacctggaacacacacatacacctgcacctGGAACATATACACGTGTACctggaacatacacacacacacacacacacacacacacctgtgcctggaacatacacacctgcacctggaacacacacatttagaaaGGGTGTGGCTTACCTGTTGTTTGcatataaaaagggctgtgaCTCACCTGTGGGTTTGTGGCAGCGAGGGCCTGGAGCATGTCCTGCACAAACCGCTGCTGGTCCACCTCTGAGCCAGTTTCAGGctctgtgggggcggggccagggatGAGGGCAGAGCTGCTGACTCCGCCCAGTCCTCCTAATCCAATCCTGAGGAGGAACCAGACAACTGAGCTCAACTGGCGGCTAACATCTAAACAACATATAATGAACAGAGGAGAAACCATACAGACAGAGGAGAAACCTTACAGACAGAGGAGAAACCGTACAGACAGAGGAGAAACCATACAGACAGAGGAGAAACCACACCCGGGTATGAAGCCGGGCGCCTCGCTGGCGAGGGTTTGGAGACCCTGCTGGATCTGCATCAGCGCCTGCATGGCGCGCGGATTCAACATGGCAGAGAGTATTTCTGGGTTCTGCATCTGCACCAATCACAACACATTTCAATCCCATCAGCACCAATCGTAAAACACTTCAATCCTATGCTGTACTTATGCTATACCAATTGTTTGGTCATGTCTATCCTGTTGCAGGAAGACTGGGGGCAGCAGGTAAAATAACCTGCAGCAGGAATGCTGGGAGGTTTTGTTACACAAAGCTGTAACAGGAATACTGGGGATTGTAGTTTAACTAACCTGCAGTATGAAcattgggaaatgtagttctcTAAAGTGAGGCAAGAATACTGGGAGCTGTAGTTTCAGTAACCTGTTGTAGGAACACTGGGAGCTGTTGTGTCACTAACCTGCTGCAGGAACACTGGGAGTTGTAGTCTCATCTGCTGCTGCAACTGTGGGTTCCCCGCAAACAGTGGATTATTCAGCATCATCTGCAAAGCAGCAACCCGTCACCAACACTGCAGGGAGTGTATCTGCCTGTCTATATGTATGTgctgtatagtgtgtgtggtatagtgtgtgtgtgtgtgttgcatagtgtgtgtacctgtgctgcCAGCTCAGGGTTCTGGCTCAG contains:
- the LOC135233487 gene encoding probable gluconokinase, which produces MILIIMGVSGSGKSTVGSLLSEKLGWTLYEGDDYHPKENIEKMASGIPLTDQDRTPWLLLLHDIIQREMAAGTNAILVCSALKKLYRQLLLFGRCALDGGGGGGGGAGLGDRLEGVLFAFLQGSFQLIQERVQARGGHFMPPSLLRSQFDALEPPSPAENALALDIRNGMPEIAAEIERALSAHL